Below is a window of Camelina sativa cultivar DH55 chromosome 11, Cs, whole genome shotgun sequence DNA.
tttttttctttacaagaTGCATTGCCAGTTCATTAGGTGTGTTTATTAAGCATAACACTATTTTTCAATCTATGAATCTACAACTGTTCAGCGATAATTGCCTTAATCAACGATCTATCCCTGATCGAGTTCATCAGGAACTTAGTGCTGAAAGATGAGAGCAGTTTATAGTATGAAGTAAAAAGCTTTGAACTCATCTCCTGGCTGAAAAATATGTTGTCAGTAAAAATTGAACAACACCTACAACGTTACCAATATGTCCAAATATCACCTTCTCTGACATTCATCTAATATGCCAAATACTGTACATTTCAGCCTAATCTCTTAATGGATAAACGTATCTACAGTCATCTTTCCTAAATCAACCTAATCTCTTAATATCTATAAAGTCATTTTTTCGACAGTTTGAAAGGTAGATGAAGATCTCATAAAGTAGATAAAAATCTGGTTCTCTCACAACTGCAAAACCAGATCATCACCTTGGAGGATGTTGTGTCTTCTCAATTCTCACCATCGTCTTCCTACCAGTATGTCGTTAGAATATTGAAAGCCTTCTCGGAGATCTCGTTGTTTTCGTGGTGTTGCATGTTCTCAATCTTTTCTAGACCTTCCGCGTCTTCAATCTGTTGAGTGTAATTGTTCACGTTTCCTCCTCCTATGTTCATCTCTGCCACTCCAACCTCTAAAATCTTTTCCAATCCATTCAGACACGCTGAGATGATCACTAGATCTGGATGTAACAGGAGATCACATAAAGGTTTAATGCAACCCTGCTCCACCAAGAATCTGAATCAAACCAATGGAGATAGTGAATTAATGATTCAGTAAGCATGTTTAAGTGAAAAAAGATAGAAGACAGGGACGTACATGATTTGCTCATGAGAACCACTTAAGGTTGCATTTGAAATTGCCCATACAGCTACCTTCTTCATCCCCAATTCATCATTTTGAGCCAGACTGACCAACTTTGGAATCAAATTTTCATCAATAGCTGCCTGTTATCACCAGGGGAAAGGAATTAGCGACAGCAACACAAGTGTAAAGTTTG
It encodes the following:
- the LOC104725424 gene encoding importin subunit alpha-1-like is translated as MMEKSWKMFARPFSICVGSEDGIQIVIDAGFVPKLVELLQHPSPSVLIPVPRLIATIVSKHKDQIQCVIDCGALRIISDLFNRDYDEQVKAATFLAVISITSGFREHIQAAIDENLIPKLVSLAQNDELGMKKVAVWAISNATLSGSHEQIIFLVEQGCIKPLCDLLLHPDLVIISACLNGLEKILEVGVAEMNIGGGNVNNYTQQIEDAEGLEKIENMQHHENNEISEKAFNILTTYW